In Brassica napus cultivar Da-Ae chromosome C2, Da-Ae, whole genome shotgun sequence, the sequence CTCCCTCTTCGATCTCTAACTCGCCGGCTCAAGCTCCCGCTCCTGTAAGCGGCGCCGTTTCGAACAGCTACGCGGTGTTTGGATCCGTCGCTGTTATGTTATCCGCCGTCGTTTTGGCTATGTAGGTTCGAGGAATGagacttattagatttttagtatttatttatttacgaTATATATGAGCTTTTGCAGTGTGAGAGAgattattcttttatttttgttctttttaatttttattttatatcagattactatatttttctccttttattGATCCatccagatttttttttgtgcaacgaTCCATCAAGATTAATATACGATTTTATCAGATTCaaatacttttatttaagtatatttaAGATACTAATATGAGATAGCTAAACTTTTAtcacaaaattaatttacaGTATATATATCTCAAagtgaaataaaattaatttacagtATACATATCTCAAAGTGATCTGCAAGTTTGCAATACAAAAAGATACAGTCATACAAACAAAATGTGTAATTGAATTAAGGAAAAGTATAACATGCCTTAATTAATTGTCATAATGATTTAACGTGTTGTTAAAATACAGCATTTATATTTCTACTGGTAAGCAAAGCTTAATgagaaaatagagtaaaatatggGCCTTAAGGCCTTAATAGTAGCCCAATGGACCAATGGACATTTAGTTCACAAGACAACACACATACACAGTTACATTAACTCAACAAGCTTCTCTTGATCATTTAGCTTCAGAGAACTACTTCATAAAATCTCTGTCTATCTAACGTTTCTTGGGGAACAAGactcctcaacaaaatggacCAACTTCTAAAATTCGGAACAAAACCTTCTTCAACACCTTCCTCCAGAAGAAAACAAGCATCATCCACAAACCCTCCTTTGCACAACCAACTCATTAAAGTGTTATACGTCACCGCATCAGGCGATATACCTTCATCCCGAAGCTTCTCAAACATCGCCACACCATCTCCAATCCTCCCAGCCCTGCACAGACCGTTTATCAAACTGTTAAACGTCACAATGTCCGGCATGGTCCCCCTGTGAACCATCTCTCTCTGAAACTCAACCGCTTCCTCCACCTTCCCGTTCCTGCACAGCCCGTTTATAAGTATGTTACATGAGATGTTGCTCGGTACAACCCCGTCTCTCAACATCTTCTCGAACAAGCTCCTCGCCTTATCAACCTCCCCGGCCCTGCACAGGCCTTCTATAAGACCATTATACGTTATCTCGTCGAGCGGAGAGCCCTGGAAAACCATCTCATTCACCAGCTTACGAGCTTCTTTGATCTCGCCTCTTCTGAGAAACGCCTTGATCAATGTATTGTAAGTAACAGTGTTGGCAACAACACCTTCTGATATCATGTCTCTATGCAGCCACAAGGCGTGGTCGATCTCATCGACCTCGCAGAGTCCAGCTATCACCGTATTGAACGTATACGCGTCAGGCTTACACCCTTTACTCGGCATCTCTTTGAAAACATCGATGGCTTCGGAGACTCGATGCTctttacacaaagcagatatcAAACAGTTGTAACCAGCAGTGTTGAGTTTCAACCCGTCAGCGGACATGTCTTTCAGAACATCGAAGGCTTCATCTATCCGTCCTAACTTGCAGAAACCATCAAAGAAGATGGTATAAGAGAAGACGTTAGGCTTACATCCTCTAACCCTCATATCGCGAAAAACCTCTAACGCTAAGCCTACAAGACCTTTCTTCAAGTATCCATAGATCAACGAGTTAAACGTGCATACATCAGGAACAAGAAAATGAGAATCAGACAAAAGAGATTTAGCATCATCAAGCCTCCCCTGAGTTACAAACCCGTGGAAAAGAGTGTTGAAGATCACAATATTCGGTTTCGGAACTCTACTAAACAGATCTTTAGCAGCATCAACTCTCCCTATCTTACACAACCCATTCATCAAATAACCATAGGTTATATCATCAGGAGCAAACCCTCTCATCAACATCCTATTCACCATCTTCGCAGCTTCGTTGATCCGATCAAACTTACAAAGCCCAAAGATAACATCATTAAACGTCTCAGCGTCAGGCACACAGCCCATTAAAAGCATCtcttcaagaagctgaagcgCTTCGTTCACTCTACTACACTTGGACAACGAGTGTATAAGCGTCTGGTAAATCACCGAGTTAGGGACACACCCATGTTTCGTCATGTCTCTAAGGAGAGACAAAGCAGAATCAATCCCGTTAACTGAACATAAAGCTTTCATCACAACACCGAAAGTGAAGAGCGTCGGGGGGACTCTTCTGCTGAGCATATCGTCGAACACGTTGGCTGCGACTCTGTAACAGCCTGCGGAGACAAGAATCTCCAAAACGACGTTGTAGGATCTGAAAGTGGGTTCGCAGGAGAAGACGCTCCGCATCTCCAGGAGCAGCCTCGTGGTCTGTCCGGGGAGATTGGATCTGGCGTAGTCTCTCATGACCGAGATAAAGATCGATTCTTTGAAGCAGATTCCTTCTCGTTTCATCTGGAGGAGGAGTGTGTCGATGGCTTCGAACTCGGATTGGGATCCGAGCTTGCGGATTAGGGTTTGGTAGGAGAGGAAGGTGTGGCGGTATCCCGGTTGGGAGCCGGTTCGGGAGAAGAGAGCGAGGGATGTGGGGACGTCGAGGGGGAGGGCGAGGAGGGTGGAGAGCTGCGAAGGTGTGATCTTGGGGTGGGAGTTTGAGAGTGAGGAGAGGTCGTAGGGTTTGAGAAGATTCTCCCATTCGTTGGGTGAATCGGAGAAGGAGGCATCTTTTTGATCGCCGGCGCCGCTGCTGAGGTAGCGGGAGGGTGTAGGGAGAGAGTGTGATCTTCTTCTCCTCAGGTGTAGAGCAAGGTTTGATCTCGCGAGCATAATACGAACCGCTACATTAATCAATCTGTTGAAAGATGGTTTTACggtgagagagagggagagattcCGACAAGAGCTTTTTGAACCTTCTAGTTCGTTAAGGGGTTtcgaatatttttgtttgtttgtttggatCTCTTGTTGGGCTGGTTCACATTGGGAAAGAACTAGTTTCTGAGCCCAAACAAAGGGTTTTTAGGTTGATTACCACCGTtagatatttattattcatttatttggAGGAGAACAAGCTTAAAGCTTGTGTTAATTAGCGATGCTAGGGATTgacattttatccgttaaatttgattcgattcgttattcgtTTCGGTTCGATCCGAAAATTTTAGATATCCGTAAACTTTCGAATcaaagcaaatactaaaaatcaatatccgttaaaatcgaagcaaatcacaaatattaaaattttgggaagtggatatccgatccgatccggcaatatataaatacatgtatatcttgattatatttaaagtttttaatgtataaaattatataattattattctaacatatgatttaATAAATTCTATTcatattattacttatataaaagtattacataaaagaaagagaacacatttatgataattataattttttcttaagttttgtgttattatattttttaactaagttcaaaagaatttacaaaatatgttgattcactacttcttttaatttttatcatatatattatgcaaaaaaatattttacaaaacaaatttgtatcaaaattttaagattatttgtattaatcaaaacatatgagatatctgtaagtattcgtaaatatccgtaaatatctatttattttccggatatccgttttttcgaatatccgtattttttcgaagcaaagcaaatcgaaaaattagatatccgtgacatacgaagcaaatcacaaataccttcaAAAACCCGGATATCTGATCCGTGCCCAGGCCTAGCCATGGTTGTACCGCGTCCTGTTCGGATTCAGTTTGATTGATTCAGACttccaaattttaaattttcagatACTATGCtcataaattttagattttactattttttctttttttaaaactgAATTTTACTTAGACTTTACTAATTTTTGGGTTGAAATTGATTCAATTCTTTCCAAATTTGGTTCGGATCAGGTTATAACAAATATAGTGAAACTGatcaagaatattttaaaatatataaattattcaacaACTAATTGAAAACTAGTTAAACTacctaaattaattaaaaatattaaataacaaaaataaataactaatattttttaaaaataatctaaaatatcTAGTTTACTTTAACATATGTAAAAGATTAATAGATTTAACTAATTAGAATATTTCAAATTCTATTTCGAATTTCGGCTCAGTTTGGGTTGTATTTTAAAGCAAAAATATATCTCTTAGGCTTTGTTCAGATGTTTTTCTATAACGGTCATGAttggatttgtttttttagGTTTGAATTCGATTCGGATTTTgaatttggttaaaaaaaagcCAGACCTACTGTTAATCATCAACCAGAGGAAACAAAGAGTACGGAACAACtcaaatttttgagaatttttttaaaaatatttcacgTGAGCCAACTTTGTGTGTTGTTGATTTGATTCTTTGGAGAAAGAACTGCTTCTTTTGATCCTAATTTGTAAcgctaataatttttttgtgtacTAATGTTAATCAAACAAGAGACCCAATTTTATATCACTGGTACATTACAAAACACAATCATCTTGACAATACATAAGACACAAAGAGACATGAACAATGAACAATAATACTCAAAGACACAACATCAAAACATAGTAGCAAGTGAGGAAAGCAAAAGAACAAATGAATGGTTTGCATTATTACAAAAGACACTAAAAAATTAATCACATGAACATGACATCAATGGACCCACTTAAGTCACCATATGGGCAAAAGAGAGTGTAGGTAGGTCAGAGATAACCTTAGGAGAGGGAGATTCATAGACCACGCGAGTATATGAGATAAAAAAGACTTTGAATATTTGCCTTTTTTGATTTCACCATCCACACTAAACCCATCAATGACCAGAAAGAAAGTGACCTCCTGTCTTCTTTTAACTTTCTGAAAATGCAGAAGCATGTATACCTAAAGTAGGATAGGGACCCTAAACCACTTCACACGTGAGAGAATCTTCAAAGCCTTATCTGTCTGGTGACTGGTGACTGGTGACTTGTGAGTGTTGGAGGTCTTCTTGTCTAGCAATGGTTTAAGTCTTGTTTCAGTAGCTTTAGGTAATCAATGGCTTCGTCTAGAAGTAAGAGAGCTTGGTTCCCTTTTGCACCGGGAACTATGCTCTCGAGTATCTTCAGAGCTGTCTGGATCTTGTCTTTTCTTGACTGCTCGTCGCTCAGACCAGAACCAGTGTCTTCTTGACTGATGTCTAGTAGCTTCTGCCTTTTACAAGGACCATCTATCTCTTCTGATACCCTTTTGTTGCAAACTTGTTGATAAGGAGAGTGACCAGTGCTCATAACTTCATTATCACTCTCGCAATCTTCATCATCTGAATAGAGCAGTGCATTGATCTCCTCAGTGTCTTCATGCATTTCAGACTCTTTTCCATAGTTCTCATCAAACTCCTCAGAGAGTTTAACTGGTTCTGCAGTTAGGGGAAAGGGACATTGTAATAGACGAGTTTGATTTCCTGACTGATCTAATATCATGAGTCCTTTCTGTGCTCCTCCATGTGGAGTAGTAGTAGTAGCAGCAGCAGCGCACCAAGACCTCATGTCAGAGAGCGAGAATCCTTTCCCACAAGACTCCTTATCAAGACTCCACTTGAATGGTGGTGGCTGCAAACAGTGGGCCTGAAGCTCAGCCGCATCAGGGGGGAACCGAGCTGCCATATCCTCAAAGCAAGCTTTAGGAAGCACATCCCATTGCCTGGTATCAAGAGGCATGCTCTTGGAGTTTTTAACTCAAAAGGTAACTTCAAAAGAGCACACACACACTACAAAAACCAAAAAGACAGAGGCAACAGATCAGCTCAAGAAAAGATAAACTGAACAATTATGTAAAGGAAAGTTTCATAGACGTACCGATTGTTTAAGTTGCTCAATCAGGTGAGTGCAAATACTTTGTTGTTACTTTCTGAAAGTAAGTTGTGCAATAAAGaaggaagaaacaaaatatagcTGAGGATCACAAAGCAACTACGTCACTGGTTTGAGTAGAAGTCTGAAGTATTCAGCCTGAAGAAACCACACAAATCATAAGTGTTAATAGACTATGTATTAAGTTTGATGAGAgagtattattaattattatatgtgGTGCAGACCTGGCAATTATCCATGGGTTGAAAGCATGCAATAACTCTGACTACAATGGTTGGTCTGTTAGCGTCTCCTGTCTCGTGTTTCAACGCTCGGAATCTTGTCTTGCCAGGTGACTGACACACCATCACTTTGAGGAAGTCTTtaatgaaaagaagaaagaaagaaactttCTTTTTTGTGGAAGTAAGGAAAGAAGGAGCTAGTTGTTGTCTAGCTGATTCTTTGTTCACAATGGTACACATAGATATGTTGGGAacccatttttttaaaaaagagagaagacttTAGAAGGATTGGTTAAAGAAGAGGTTTTTACAGAATGACACGGCAATAGAGATTCAAGCTCACAACTTTGCGGTATATAGTGAACCAACAACACATACTGTTTCTCTTTCTCCTCTTATTACACTAAAACTTGATCCTTATCATCATCCACTGCTTTGTATTCTCAATCTACTTTTTCGAATCTGTAAGGAAAACACTTCAAATAAGCTAAACACGCAAGAACTGTAGAAGCAACAGAGAATCATAATCTATCTATATACAATTGTACTTGTCAGGTTCACGGCTACACAAACCACATTGTTCTAAGCATGAAGGATTTAAACCGGTTTTAACCAATTACGAACAGAGGAAGAAAGATTGAATTTTGATACCTTAGGGAGATGAAAGAGAGGAACTTTGATGTTGGGTCAGATCCAGAGAGAAGGATGAGAGCTTCTTTAGTTGAATGAATCAATGGAAAAAGCGAAGAGGAGATAataagagagaagatgaaagtgACCAACGAGCAGAACAATAATGTTAGAAGCACACACGCAAGTGTTAAGTGGTAAATAACAAGGCTTTATAAACATGTTTATTGACGCTTTTGCTCTTTTACCAAAACACCCTCACGTTAAGTGGCAACAATGGTAATAATCACTCTCTAATCTTGTAGTTTATTTCATTTGGGTTCGGTTAAAATGGTTTTGGTTTGAATTATGATTGGTTTAagataaaacaaattaataagcaattacttatttttatatttcttatcttctCAAAGGAAAATTAAATTGACGCACATGTTACACATTTTGAACGGtaagaatattattttgattatacaaagaaaaagaaatgttaATTGGAAACTAATCTTGTAGTAATTAAAAGTAATTGTTATTGGTGCTTTGCCTGGAAGAAACGGGGACGAACGTGTATATACGTGATTATGGTATATATGATGACAAAGTCTCGCGGTCCATAATTTCAGGTTTATCATCCATTTagcattaattaataatattattttctcttAATAAAATACTTTGTTGATTGTTTGTTAAAGTAAAAGGTCCATACgttttctcttttaatttttagtgaAAGCTAAGTTAGTGAAAGTATGCTCCAGCTTTTATATCCTGCTTTAATCAACTCTATATTCTAATACATTTTGTTCAGGTGCGTGTTTGTGTGTTTCAAACACCCATTGTGATGGAAAACAGAATAAAAGAGAACCACTTTTTTGGTTGTTTAATTTTGATTAACAAGTTAGCATCTACCTTGCTTATGCAACGCCAAAATTAGCTCaatacttttgttttattttaattaatatcatgtagactttatttattttatataaatattgtcATAAAAGTCTAGTAGTGGGtgaaaagaaaatgaatatgaaagaaagaaaaggaatatgaaagaaagaaaaggaaaagaggaaaagaaaaagaaaaggagtcATAAGTTATGATTAAAGAAATGCACGGGAATGTTAAGTGTTTAATTACCCGCACGACTTCTCTCgtattttctcttttcttcctttCTTGTTGTTAACTTTGTTCTCATTTGATTTGATATTGAGAATAGTAACTACTGTTTAGCAAGGGTTGAATTCAAAGTTTcatcatggttttttttttttacaaagatcttcttttatttatataacatGTGACTACAAAAACGGCCTAAGCCCTGACACAGGCTCTGCCTGGACATCAGCCCCCTACCAACAATCTCTAgtcaaaatcaagaacaaaactACTCTATGCAACTCTAAAAAACAACAAACCATGCTGAGAGCACCGAGATCTCTCCTTGTTTCAAAACCTGAGCACGAGACAAAGGATCGAGTCGTAGTCTGATCAATTGCTTGATGTCAGGAATCAACGCCCCTGGTTGTCGAGTATTTCCAGAGTGTATTCTCGAATTTCTTTCCCTCCAAATCAGGTATAAACAAGTTTGGTAAAGCAGCCTCACTATCAGCTTCACATTCTTGTCTCTTGATGGGTTCTTCAGCCATCTCAACCCACTCTCGAATTGTGCTGGAGGAGAGAGGCGTAATCTGTCAACAAAATGAGACCACATCTGCCTACTGAAAACACAATAAAAAAAGAGATGCTGCCTATTCTCGTCGTCTCTCCCGCATAGTACACATACCGCAGGCACTTGCAATCCCCAACTGATCAATCTATCTCTAGTAATCATCATGTCTCTTGCTGCTATCCAAGACAGAAAGACATGCTTCGGAATACGCCCTGTAAACCAGATCTCTTTGTGCCAAAAGACTTATGTGTTGCAAGGGAACAAACTCCTCCAAGTTTCACTAGTGGAGAATGCCTCTGACCCATTCTGCCCATTAGTAACCCAAACATACTGATCATCTTCCCCTAATTCTATAATTGGTTGAGAAGCAGGAAGGCTCTCCCTTAGGAAGGAGATAATAGGATTCCTGCTTCTACTCCTCTCAAAGATCCAACCTCCATGTCTTAACGCATCTGCCACCACCGCATTAAGATTTACTCCAGTAATCATAGGCCCATTCTCTCCCACTACATCAATTAGCGGCCCCAATGAAGTCCAGTTATCTAGCCAAAATCTTGCTGTGATCCCCGAACCCAATCTACACTGGATGAAGGGTCTTGCTATAGGTCTCAGCTTACACAACGATTTCCAGATCCAGCTTGCGTTCCTTTGCGGTTCTAGCATCCAAAAATTCTCCACCCTGATTAAGTTCCTTCTCACCCACGAGACCCACAGTGAACCCCCTGCCGCATACAACAGCCAAATTAACTTCAGTCCAAAAACAACATTCCAATCAGCCAGTCTCTTAAGCCCCAACCCTCCTGCTTCTTTGGGTGTACACACTGACTCCCATGCAATTTTCGCCCCTCTTGCTGAATTAGGAGCTCCATTCCACAGAAACGCATTACACATCCTCTTTAGAATGCGGATGCATTCATTAGAAATGATGAACATTGAAGCCCAGAATGATATTGTTGAGTAAATAACTGCTTGTATCCACTGGAATCATCATGGTTTCACATTATTATACCCAactcaaaatcaaattttgtttgagataattcctttcttttgattattattatggtaTTTTGAGTGAACACATGGACTTCAACCaactttaaattaaaatgtGTTATTACATATTGAACACTTGAACATTCAGATGAACTGGGTAACATATAATGCACCGGGCGTTTTAGtacttttattttgtaaaaataagtttgttttcagcaaaaataaagagatcttttatttaagataaaACGTTTGTCCAAAGAGTTTACAAAGTTTTGTCCAAAGAGatcttttatttaagataaCACTGGCAAGTGACATCACAAAGTTTTGCTTCAACAAGATATCAGAAGCAACAAAGATAAAGGATTGCCACTTGCTACCACttaataatttaacatttaagttttttttttgagctggAGAGCATCATCACTGCACGCTGAGTACTTCAATTTCAAAGTCGAGAACCGAGTTAGGCTGGATTCCCCAGGCCGGAAAGCCACCAGCACCATATGCGTAATCCGGTGAGCACTGCAGAGACATAATACGTTTAAGTATCACCAAAACATATTCCACACACGAATGGTTTCTACTACGACAAGCACAAAATAACTATCCTTAGAGACAGACGCAAAGCATTAGAATTCATGAAGCAATCAAATCTGTTGTTCATGATGAGAGGAGCAAGTCTAACATACCCGCAAGCGAGCAACCTCACCAATTTGCATTCCCATAACGCCTTCATCCCATCCTGTTAGCAAAAGATTTTCAACAATTTTAAATTCATATTAGCTCTCTTCATGGAAGGAACAACAGAACCATAGCAATATGATCAAACCATAAAACAGAGGAAAATATTACCTTTGATGACAGCACCTTTACCGATTTGGAAGGAGAAAGGTTTTCGCCCAGCGTCCTTTGTACTATTCATATACCAAAGTCCAAAAACACATTTAGGCTTTACGACATCACAATAGTTAACAAGAAAAGACAAAACACATATCCATTTTATTAGCAACATTGTGTGTGAGATGATCTTTTTACCATTTCTCTATCAATTTCCTTTCAAAGCAGGCTTCCTCGCCTGAAACGTATACATCTTTTCCCCAAGCGTTACCAAATATTGAAATATAGTTATAAAAACATTCAAATCAGCCTTGAAAGCTAACTTCATATATCATAAGTACGCACCAAAACATTAGAATTGCACTATTGCTTGATAGCTGACTTTGAATTTTCAAGCCAGACCTGTAGCTATGTTCAAGAAGAACATTGTGTCAATAAGTAGGACACTGTCAAAATTTCAGGAACGTTTAGAGCCTGAATATTATACATAACAGTTGAGCTAATATAATCTAAATAACGTGCACATAAGCATTGGTTGAATAGCTTTCCCATCTTCTTTGATTTTGTAGACTCTCTTAACATTTGTAAGTATACCTACAgcaactacaaaaaaaatgagTTCCTTATCGATCCAAGGGCTACAAGAACTTCGAATATAGCAATGTGTGCTGTGCCACATTACTTCCTCCTTTGCCGGTTCAGAAAGCAAATAGCATAAAGTTTGATATATAGCAAAGCATGTTGGTGGCTAAGATGCAAAAGATTATGTACCATGATGCAAAAAGACTGAAAGTTTTGCCATATACATCAACAGATGCCAACAACAATAGGAGACATGAAGACTAAAAGCCTACAACGAACAGAACAGAACACCCGCAACCTAAAAACAAAAGAGGAAACAAGTTTCATACTAAGTAGCCTTGATCTTATCATCACCAACAACAGAGAGTATCGGCAAGCTACTCAAAAACTCATCAAGCCCCTCGAAGAACCCAATCCCTTCGATAATATTATCCACCTCCCTGTTGCTCTCCCTTCTCCCACTTACCCCACCAGCCTCCTCCACGTCATTACTCAGCTCCACGTTCAAATC encodes:
- the LOC106382829 gene encoding transcription factor SAC51, yielding MPLDTRQWDVLPKACFEDMAARFPPDAAELQAHCLQPPPFKWSLDKESCGKGFSLSDMRSWCAAAATTTTPHGGAQKGLMILDQSGNQTRLLQCPFPLTAEPVKLSEEFDENYGKESEMHEDTEEINALLYSDDEDCESDNEVMSTGHSPYQQVCNKRVSEEIDGPCKRQKLLDISQEDTGSGLSDEQSRKDKIQTALKILESIVPGAKGNQALLLLDEAIDYLKLLKQDLNHC
- the LOC125575479 gene encoding peptidyl-prolyl cis-trans isomerase FKBP12-like, which codes for MLLIKWICVLSFLVNYCDVVKPKCVFGLWYMNSTKDAGRKPFSFQIGKGAVIKGWDEGVMGMQIGEVARLRCSPDYAYGAGGFPAWGIQPNSVLDFEIEVLSVQ
- the LOC106382826 gene encoding pentatricopeptide repeat-containing protein At5g64320, mitochondrial; amino-acid sequence: MLARSNLALHLRRRRSHSLPTPSRYLSSGAGDQKDASFSDSPNEWENLLKPYDLSSLSNSHPKITPSQLSTLLALPLDVPTSLALFSRTGSQPGYRHTFLSYQTLIRKLGSQSEFEAIDTLLLQMKREGICFKESIFISVMRDYARSNLPGQTTRLLLEMRSVFSCEPTFRSYNVVLEILVSAGCYRVAANVFDDMLSRRVPPTLFTFGVVMKALCSVNGIDSALSLLRDMTKHGCVPNSVIYQTLIHSLSKCSRVNEALQLLEEMLLMGCVPDAETFNDVIFGLCKFDRINEAAKMVNRMLMRGFAPDDITYGYLMNGLCKIGRVDAAKDLFSRVPKPNIVIFNTLFHGFVTQGRLDDAKSLLSDSHFLVPDVCTFNSLIYGYLKKGLVGLALEVFRDMRVRGCKPNVFSYTIFFDGFCKLGRIDEAFDVLKDMSADGLKLNTAGYNCLISALCKEHRVSEAIDVFKEMPSKGCKPDAYTFNTVIAGLCEVDEIDHALWLHRDMISEGVVANTVTYNTLIKAFLRRGEIKEARKLVNEMVFQGSPLDEITYNGLIEGLCRAGEVDKARSLFEKMLRDGVVPSNISCNILINGLCRNGKVEEAVEFQREMVHRGTMPDIVTFNSLINGLCRAGRIGDGVAMFEKLRDEGISPDAVTYNTLMSWLCKGGFVDDACFLLEEGVEEGFVPNFRSWSILLRSLVPQETLDRQRFYEVVL